The Heyndrickxia acidicola sequence TATGAGTTTTTATTGTTAATTCAATGGGTTCTTTGCCTGCAGGTGAAAATAAATATATCTTATTCCCCTTCTGATATCTTTGTTCAGCAAAGTCTGTCCTTGAGATAACCCTTACTTCTCCAGCTAATCCATGTGTGTTGACAATTTTCCCTACATTAAACCATTGTTCCAAATCAATCACCTCTAGCGTAATTCTGTAATAACCCCGTCTGTAATAATAATTTCTCTCTTATTCTTTATTTCTTCCCAATGGTCCCCAACCTTAACATCCACTAATGCTTGAATTTCCTGTTCCTTCAGTTCACTGCCGAGAGGCAATATGTTCAATTGCTCAATTTGAAAATCCAGAAGTTTAATTTTTTCCTGTCTTGTATTAATTTCTTTCTCGAAATGTATTTTTAAGCTTGGTGAGGAAAATTTCTTTGTATGCTCCATTTTCTTACACTCAAAACGCAGCTGTTCACATTCTTTTTGTAAAGAAAGCCTATTATTTTCATAGGAAGCAAGCAATTTCCCTTTGCTTTTCTCGGTCAAGATTTGTTTAACGGCGACAGATTGAAGAATTTTCATATTTCCTCTCCTTCATCTCAACTCACTGCGGAACTTATTTAAGATAAGGGATGCTGAACCCTTATTTTGGTCCAGGCTTTTTCAAACCTTCCCTTATATGTATTTCCCCTCTGCTGTCTCTCTATGTATCCATAGGGTGTTACCCACGCCTATTTTAGGCTCTGTTAGCTTCACCTGCAGACTATTTGTAGCGAACGAATTGGGAGCCGCCTTACCGTTTACAGTACCCGCCTTTTCTAATTAGGCGTAACGTCAGATTCAATCACTATTGGATCCACTTCAACATGAAGATTAAACAGCGCCAAAATATAATAAAAGGGAGGCATTCATCCTCCCTTGTGCAGCTATGCTTTCTACTCGTTTATTTCCAAGTAAATTTTCTTATGATGTTTTGCTCCTGCTGCGGCATAAACAACAGTCCGAATCGCTTTGGCTACACGGCCCCTTTTGCCAATGACTTTGCCAATATCCTCTCTGTTTACAGAAAGTTTATACGTCACTTGATTCTCTTCTTCAAAGGTTTCAAGTTGTACATCATCCGGAAAGTCGACTAAGGGTTTTACAATCGACAAGATTAGCTCTCGCATAGCTTCCTCTTATTACTTATTGTTTTTTAAATTGTGGAATTTTTCCATGATGCCTTGTTTTGAGAATAGGTTGCGAACTGTGTCAGATGGTTTCGCACCAGTTTGAAGCCATTTAAGTGCTAATTGCTCATCAATTTTCACTTCAGCTGGTTGAGCAACCGGATTGTAAGTTCCTACTGTTTCAATGAAACGTCCATCACGAGGAGAACGAGAATCTGCTACTACGATACGATAGAAAGGAGTTTTTTTAGCTCCCATACGTTTTAAACGAATTTTTACTGCCATTTAAAAGCACCTCCGAATAGTTTTACACAAGATAGTATGTTATCAAAAAAGTATAAGGTTTGTAAAGTGTTTTTTCTTAACACTTCATTTTTATTCAAAAATAATGGAACAAAAGATAGAAAATCATTACATAAACGGAAATTTAAAGCCTTTTTTCTTCCCTTTTTGCTGCATATTCGTCATTTGCTTCATCATTTTTTTCATTTCTTCAAATTGCTTAAGAAGACGGTTTACTTCCTGTACATTAGTACCGCTGCCTCTAGCAATCCGTTTCTTTCTTCCCGCATTAATAATTTCAGGGTTTTCTTTCTCAGCTTTGGTCATGGATTTAATAATCGCTTCAACGTGGCCGATTTTCTTCTCATCCACCTGAAGATTATCCAATCCTTTCATGCGGTTAGCACCTGGGAGCATTTTAATGATATCCTCAAGAGGACCCATTTTACGCACCTGTCCAAGCTGATCAAGGAAATCATCAAATGTAAAGGACATCGTACGCATTTTTTTCTCAAGCTCTCTGGCTTTTTCTTCATCAACACTAGCTTGAGCCTTCTCAATAAGTGTGAGCATGTCTCCCATACCAAGAATACGGGAAGCCATTCGTTCAGGATGAAAGGGCTCCAGAGCATCGAGCTTTTCGCCCATACCAACAAACTTAATTGGCTTTTGCGTAACACTTCTGATAGACAATGCCGCACCGCCGCGGGTATCACCATCAAGCTTCGTTAAAATGACACCCGTAATCTCCAGCTGTTCATTAAAGCTCTGTGCAACATTGACAGCATCCTGACCTGTCATGGAGTCTACCACTAGGAAAATCTCATCTGGATTTGCAAGATCCTTGATCTCTTTAAGCTCGTTCATAAGCTCTCCATCAATGTGCAGACGTCCGGCAGTATCCACCAGGACATAATCATTGTGGTTTTCCTTGGCTTGTTCTAAAGCCTGCCTGACAATTTCCACAGGGCTTACCTGATCTCCCAGTGAAAAAACAGGCATATTCAATTGTTTTCCGAGTGTTTCCAACTGCTTTATAGCCGCAGGACGATAGATATCAGCTGCAACCAGCATAGGACTGCGGTTATACTTTTTGCGTAATAAATTTGCGAGTTTGCCAGTAGTGGTCGTTTTCCCTGCACCCTGCAGCCCTGCCATCATAATGACGGTTGGCGGCCTTTTTGAGACGGCAATTTGACTTTGCTCACCGCCCATAAGTTCTGTCAGTTCTTCTTTTACCACTTTTATTACCTGCTGTCCTGGGGTCAGGCTTTTCATGACCTCCTGGCCAACGGACCGCTCACTAACCTTTTTAACAAATTCCTTTACGACTTTGAAGTTAACGTCCGCTTCCAATAAGGCTAGGCGAACTTCCCTCATCATCTCTTTTACATCAGATTCAGTAACTTTCCCTTTGCCGCGAATTTTCTGTATCGTATTTTGCAGTCGGTCGGCTAATCCTTCAAATGCCATTTATGTGCCGCCCCCCTAATCTAAATTCTCAAGTTTATCAATTAAAGAGTTCAATTGCCCGGACTGCTGCCCTTCATTTATAAGGCTTCTAATTTCTTTATAGAGCTTTGAGCGATCTTGAAATTTTTGAAAGAGCAAGAGCTTCTCTTCATATTCTTCCAGCATGGCCTCTGTTCTTTTAATATTATCAAAAACAGCTTGCCGGCTAATTTCATATTCTTCGGCAATTTCACCAAGCGAAAAATCATCTAAATAGTAGAGGGACATATAACTGCGCTGCTTAGGAGTCAACAAAGATTGATAAAAATCATAGAGATAGTTTATTCTCGTTGTTTTCTCTAACACGTCTTTTCCCCCTTGTTAAGTGAAAAACCTTTACATATGAAGAATACACAGTTTTTTAAGCATTGTCAAGAATATCTATTGCGTATTATCTACTTTGCCCAGCAAAAATAGAAGAGGGCTATCTCCAAAAAGCCCTCTAGTTACATTCCTATTATTCTTCTGCTGTTTCAATCAAGTTGGAAAAAAGGCCATAGACATATTTCTCTGCATCAAACTCCTGAAGATCGTCCATCTTCTCCCCTAAGCCAACAAATTTTACAGGTATTTCGAGCTCGTTGCGAATTGCCAATACAATTCCTCCCTTAGCTGTTCCATCAAGCTTGGTCAGAACAATACCTGAAACATTTGTGACTTCTTTAAAGGTCTTCGCCTGTATCAAAGCATTTTGGCCTGTAGTCGCATCCAATACCAGCAGCACTTCATGAGGTGCACCAGGTATTTCCCTTTCAATAACACGCTTGACCTTTTCCAATTCGTTCATTAAGTTCACTTTATTTTGAAGACGGCCGGCTGTATCGCATAAGAGGATATCCGCTTTACGGGCTTTGGCTGCCTGAATGGCATCATACATTACTGCCGCCGGATCAGAGCCTTCTCCCTGCTTAATGACCTCCACACCGACACGGTCGCCCCATACTTCTAATTGATCAATCGCTCCTGCTCTGAAGGTATCCCCAGCAGCCAAAAGTACTTTTTTGCCTTCTGTTTTAAACTTGTGTGCCAGCTTTCCAATTGTCGTTGTTTTTCCCACGCCATTGACACCTACAAACAGAACTACAGTTAATCCGTTGTCCTGGATATTAAGAGTACTTGATGTGTCCTGTCCGTTTTCATAAATTTCAACGAGCTTTTCAGAAATAACGGATTGTACATCGGCTGTTTCCTTGATGTTCTTCCTTTTCACTTCCATTTTTAATTCTTCAATCAATTCCATGACTGTATTAAAGCCAACATCCGCCTGAATGAGGATTTCCTCAAGTTCTTCAAAAAAATCCTCATCTACTTTACGATAGCGTGCAACCAGATCGTTAACTTTAGTGCTGAAATTGTCCCTTGTTTTTGTAAGACCCTCTTTAAATTTATCTGATACAGAATCAGCTGATTGAGTAAATTTATCCTTCAACTTTTTTAAAAAACTCATGTCTACACATCCCAACTAATCATTTACTATCCAATAATCCAGCAATTAGAACTTTATTGATTTATCCAACGAGTTCCTTTGTGTCTTCCAGCCTTACCGAAACCAGCTTGGAAACACCTGATTCTTGCATGGTTACCCCATACAAAACATCTGCTTCTTCCATTGTACCTTTTCGGTGAGTGATCACTATAAACTGCGTTTCCTCACTAAATTGCTTAAGATATTTACTGAATCGGTATACGTTTGCTTCATCAAGTGCCGCTTCCACCTCGTCAAGGATACAAAACGGAACAGGACGAACTTTTAGAATGGAGAATAGCAAAGCAATGGCCGTTAAAGCCCGTTCTCCTCCGGATAATAGGCTCAGGTTTTGCAGTTTTTTCCCCGGCGGCTGGGCAACAATGTCAATCCCTGTACTTAAAAGATCATCAGGACTGGTCAGCTTCAATTCAGCCCTTCCGCCGCCAAATAATGATTTAAAAGTCGGTTCAAAATGATAACGGATCGACATGAATGTCTCTTGAAATCTCCGTTTCATTTCCTCATCCATCTCGTCTATGATTTGGAAAAGAGTATCCTTTGCTTCCTGAAGATCCGTTTGCTGCTCTCTTAAAAATTCATAGCGCTGGGATACCCTCTCATATTCCTCAATAGCACCGAGATTGACTGTCCCCAGTTCCTCAATGGCAAGCTTAATCAGCTTCACATGTTTCCTTGCATCCTCCAGAGGAATCTCGAGTGGAAATGACTCATTAGCCGCTTCAAATGTCAGCATATATTCTTCATGAAGGCGATTTAAACGATTTTCCAATTCAACGTCCAAACGGTTGATTTTTACTTCCTCGTCCTTTACCACTTCCACTAAGCCCTTATGCTGCCTTTTTAATTCCTTTAAATCGAGCTCAGCATCCTCGAGCTGACTCTGCAATTTCAGCCTTTCATTTCTTCGGATGGATATCAGATTCGCGGTTTCCTGTTTATCCAAAAGCTTTCTTTCAGCTGCCAATGACAGTTCTTCTTCACCTGAATGATTTGTGCTAACTTCACTATTCAGCCAATTGAGCTCATCCTCAAATAGAAGCTTCTTTTTAAGTGTATCTTCACATTCAGTTTCTATTCTTTTAAGCTGATCACGGCTCGAAACCAGCTGTTCGTTCTTAACGGCAAGCCTTGCTTTTAAATCACTTATTTCTGCCTGAAGGTTTTCCTTGGAAATATTTTCACTGTTCTTTCTTCGTGTCAGCTTATCAATTTCCCTTTCAAGTTCCTTTATTTTAGCTGCGCTTTTCTTAAGAGCTTCATTGATTTCCGCCATTCTTGCCTGAACGGTATTAGAGGCTGTTTTTGACTCTGTGCGATCCATGTCATAAATCATCAGCCTTTCATTCAAGTTCTTTTCGGCTAATTCTATTTGTCTTAGTTCCGATTTTTGCTCCTGCTGTTTAAAACGAAGTTCTTCCCCTGCAAGCCGCATCTCCTCCAGAGAGGCTTCAAAATCAGAACAATCTTTTTTCAGCATTTTGACTTGCTGCTCAAGCTGCGAGGTCTTTTCTTCCATGGAGGCAAGCTTTTCCTTTAAGTCCTCCAACTCGCCTTTTCTGCTTAACAATGAGCTGCCTGATTGTTTTACCGTTCCTCCAGTCATGGATCCGCCGGGATTTACTACATCTCCATCTAGTGTCACAAGCCTGTAGCGATATTGAAGAATTTTAGCAATCACATTAGCTCCTTGAAGATCCTTCGTAATCACCACATTCCCTAAAAGGCTGCCTGCAATGTTCTGGTAATCAGGTGAAATACTTAATAATTCCGCAGCTATCCCAACATAGGCAGGATGTTTTTGAACAGCATCCAGCTGATTAGCTGGGATAAACTTGCTCTTCATAATATTTAACGGCAGAAATGTTGCTCGTCCAAAACGATTGGCCTTAAGATATTGTATCGCTTTCCTGCCATCCTCTTCGGTCCGTACCACAATATGCTGCATCGCGCTTCCCAGTGCAGTATCAATTGCAAGCTCATATTCCTTTGGAACCTGTATTAATTCAGCAACTGCCCCTACAATTCCCTGCAGCTTTAGATTTCTGGCCTTAAGGACTTCCCTTACTCCTTGGAAAAAGCCTGTATAGTCATCTTCCATTTCTTCAAGTGTTTCTTTTCGTGACTTAGCCTTCTGCAAGTATTGATAGGCCTGGTATAAAATCGTTTCTTGTTTTTGATATTGATTTTTAATATTTTCTAGCTTTCTTTGTTTTTCCCTGTAGGATGAAATATGCTCTTCCAGCTGTTTGTCCAAAGTCTCCAGCAGCTGTACAGCCTCCTGCTTTTGCTTTTGGATAAAAACTCGTTGTTCTATATATTTTTTATTTTCAGCTTCCAGCTTATCAGTCTTAACAGCCTGCTGGTTTAATTGCTGCTCTAGATAATGAAGCTCATTTTTACCTGAAGCCTGTTTGTTTAACCATTCAATATAATCGCTTTTTAAAGATTCAATTGCGTCCTCAATGTTAATGTCGAAGCTTTGAATTTGACTGTTTTTATCTCTCAGGCTGGTCCTTAGGGCGTCTGCTTCTTGTTGATTGCTGTCTGATTCCAGGGCAAGTTTTTCTTTTTGATTGCCGAGCCTGTTCAGTTTTTCAGTTAATTCTTCAATATTCTTTACTAGCTGGTCTTTATTGTGTGTTGCATTTTTTTTCCGTTCTTTTAGAACTTCTTTGCGTCCTTCCAGCTTTTCCAGCTCTTCCGTTGCAGTAAGCAGTACACTTTGGAGATCATTAATTGATTCGTCATGGGCAGCTAAATCACTCCTCATTCCTTCTAAGCGTGTCTCTTCTTTGTGAAGTTCTATTGAAATTGCTGCCTCTTGTCTTTGATGAAGCTCAAACTGCTGTTTCAAACTTTCCCATGATGCATGCAGATCTTTGATTTCACGAACGGTTAAAGCGACTTCAAACGCTTTAAGATCTTCTTTTTTCTCTAAGTAATCCTTTGCTATGGATGCCTGTATTTTTAAGGGTTCAACCTGTCCTTCAAGCTCGAAAAGAATATCATTTACACGGTTAAGATTGTCCTGTGTTTCATTCAGCTTATACTCGGCTTTCTTTTTACGGTTTTTATATTTCAAAACGCCGGCTGCTTCTTCGAAGAT is a genomic window containing:
- the ftsY gene encoding signal recognition particle-docking protein FtsY, whose translation is MSFLKKLKDKFTQSADSVSDKFKEGLTKTRDNFSTKVNDLVARYRKVDEDFFEELEEILIQADVGFNTVMELIEELKMEVKRKNIKETADVQSVISEKLVEIYENGQDTSSTLNIQDNGLTVVLFVGVNGVGKTTTIGKLAHKFKTEGKKVLLAAGDTFRAGAIDQLEVWGDRVGVEVIKQGEGSDPAAVMYDAIQAAKARKADILLCDTAGRLQNKVNLMNELEKVKRVIEREIPGAPHEVLLVLDATTGQNALIQAKTFKEVTNVSGIVLTKLDGTAKGGIVLAIRNELEIPVKFVGLGEKMDDLQEFDAEKYVYGLFSNLIETAEE
- the smc gene encoding chromosome segregation protein SMC; the encoded protein is MFLKRLDIIGFKSFAERISVDFVTGVTAVVGPNGSGKSNIIDAVRWVLGEQSAKSLRGGKMEDIIFAGSDSRKALNFAEVTLTLDNEDHKLPIEYNEVSVSRRVYRSGESEFSINKQSCRLKDIVDLFMDSGLGREAFSIISQGKVEQILNSKAEERRTIFEEAAGVLKYKNRKKKAEYKLNETQDNLNRVNDILFELEGQVEPLKIQASIAKDYLEKKEDLKAFEVALTVREIKDLHASWESLKQQFELHQRQEAAISIELHKEETRLEGMRSDLAAHDESINDLQSVLLTATEELEKLEGRKEVLKERKKNATHNKDQLVKNIEELTEKLNRLGNQKEKLALESDSNQQEADALRTSLRDKNSQIQSFDINIEDAIESLKSDYIEWLNKQASGKNELHYLEQQLNQQAVKTDKLEAENKKYIEQRVFIQKQKQEAVQLLETLDKQLEEHISSYREKQRKLENIKNQYQKQETILYQAYQYLQKAKSRKETLEEMEDDYTGFFQGVREVLKARNLKLQGIVGAVAELIQVPKEYELAIDTALGSAMQHIVVRTEEDGRKAIQYLKANRFGRATFLPLNIMKSKFIPANQLDAVQKHPAYVGIAAELLSISPDYQNIAGSLLGNVVITKDLQGANVIAKILQYRYRLVTLDGDVVNPGGSMTGGTVKQSGSSLLSRKGELEDLKEKLASMEEKTSQLEQQVKMLKKDCSDFEASLEEMRLAGEELRFKQQEQKSELRQIELAEKNLNERLMIYDMDRTESKTASNTVQARMAEINEALKKSAAKIKELEREIDKLTRRKNSENISKENLQAEISDLKARLAVKNEQLVSSRDQLKRIETECEDTLKKKLLFEDELNWLNSEVSTNHSGEEELSLAAERKLLDKQETANLISIRRNERLKLQSQLEDAELDLKELKRQHKGLVEVVKDEEVKINRLDVELENRLNRLHEEYMLTFEAANESFPLEIPLEDARKHVKLIKLAIEELGTVNLGAIEEYERVSQRYEFLREQQTDLQEAKDTLFQIIDEMDEEMKRRFQETFMSIRYHFEPTFKSLFGGGRAELKLTSPDDLLSTGIDIVAQPPGKKLQNLSLLSGGERALTAIALLFSILKVRPVPFCILDEVEAALDEANVYRFSKYLKQFSEETQFIVITHRKGTMEEADVLYGVTMQESGVSKLVSVRLEDTKELVG
- a CDS encoding YlqD family protein, which gives rise to MKILQSVAVKQILTEKSKGKLLASYENNRLSLQKECEQLRFECKKMEHTKKFSSPSLKIHFEKEINTRQEKIKLLDFQIEQLNILPLGSELKEQEIQALVDVKVGDHWEEIKNKREIIITDGVITELR
- the rpsP gene encoding 30S ribosomal protein S16: MAVKIRLKRMGAKKTPFYRIVVADSRSPRDGRFIETVGTYNPVAQPAEVKIDEQLALKWLQTGAKPSDTVRNLFSKQGIMEKFHNLKNNK
- a CDS encoding KH domain-containing protein, with product MRELILSIVKPLVDFPDDVQLETFEEENQVTYKLSVNREDIGKVIGKRGRVAKAIRTVVYAAAGAKHHKKIYLEINE
- a CDS encoding putative DNA-binding protein, with amino-acid sequence MLEKTTRINYLYDFYQSLLTPKQRSYMSLYYLDDFSLGEIAEEYEISRQAVFDNIKRTEAMLEEYEEKLLLFQKFQDRSKLYKEIRSLINEGQQSGQLNSLIDKLENLD
- the ffh gene encoding signal recognition particle protein, with translation MAFEGLADRLQNTIQKIRGKGKVTESDVKEMMREVRLALLEADVNFKVVKEFVKKVSERSVGQEVMKSLTPGQQVIKVVKEELTELMGGEQSQIAVSKRPPTVIMMAGLQGAGKTTTTGKLANLLRKKYNRSPMLVAADIYRPAAIKQLETLGKQLNMPVFSLGDQVSPVEIVRQALEQAKENHNDYVLVDTAGRLHIDGELMNELKEIKDLANPDEIFLVVDSMTGQDAVNVAQSFNEQLEITGVILTKLDGDTRGGAALSIRSVTQKPIKFVGMGEKLDALEPFHPERMASRILGMGDMLTLIEKAQASVDEEKARELEKKMRTMSFTFDDFLDQLGQVRKMGPLEDIIKMLPGANRMKGLDNLQVDEKKIGHVEAIIKSMTKAEKENPEIINAGRKKRIARGSGTNVQEVNRLLKQFEEMKKMMKQMTNMQQKGKKKGFKFPFM